The sequence below is a genomic window from Bacillus rossius redtenbacheri isolate Brsri unplaced genomic scaffold, Brsri_v3 Brsri_v3_scf78, whole genome shotgun sequence.
taaattcAACTTTTTTACAGTCTACGGTAACACACGTGAACCCATGTACGAAAACCATGTAATGAAGGCACTCTTGTTCCTAAAGAGAGAGAGCATTGTGTGTAATTGATATTTTCTCGTTGGTTATGTTTGCCAATAAAGCTAGCACGGCCCTTAAGCACAGCAGTCAGTAAAGCGcgtaataaagtatttttaggTTGAAGAGCCATGTTGCAGGTGAAATAGCTGATTGTCTGCCTGAGCCTGAAGAAGTGCTGCGACACTCGCTCCAAGCAGCTGTCACTCAGCCGGTGAAGCGACACTAACTTCCTCGTGTACGCATGCTGACTAAGGTGGAGGAGCTTCTGGGCTGCATGAGCCTCAAGGAGTGCTGCGACACACGCACGGAGCGGTTGTCTGGTGGCCAGCGCAAGAGGCTGTCGGTGGCACTGGAACTCGTCAACAACCCGCCTGTTATCTTCCTGGACGAGCCCACCACGTGAGTTGTTGATACACGTCTCCGTCAGGACCATGGAAGTAATTCTTGACTTTTGGCTTGAGTAAAATTCTGAGGATAACATTATGTGCCCTTGGATGGGGCCTTATTGAAAAGTGCAAGAAGTAGCTGTAAGTAGATGTAAGCGAGCTGGAGTGACAGCTGGCACGTGCTCGTGTGTGCGCCAGGGGGCTGGACGTGGTCACCATGAAGAAGTGCATCATGTTCCTGAAGACGCTGGCGCGGCAAGGACGCACCATCGTGTGCACCGTCCACCAGCCGTCCTCGTCGCTGTTCCGCCAGTTCGACAACGTGCTGGTGCTGGCGCGGGGTCGCTGCGTGTACCACGGCTCGCCCGGGCACGTGGTGCACTTCCTGGAGGCCGTGGACCTGCCCTGCCCCACCTCGCACAACCCCGCCGACTTCAGTACGTGCCCGCTGCTACACTCGCCGACCTTCAGTTCCTACATTGCCACTAACTGCAGCACCCACGTCGCTAGTTCCTTCTGACCTTCAGTGCCTACATACTCACATGCTACACCACCCACTCGCGAATACTCTCTGACCTTCAGTTCCCACATTCTCATTTGCTACACAACTTGGATGTGAGTTAGGCAAAGATCATCGGGAATAGCTTGTTAGGGATAACATAGTGGGTTTTGTTGGAGAGGGTGGTGAGAAGTTTGGATTCGATAGAATTGGTAGGACACTCATTCCTAGGAATGAAGGGCATGTCTCGGTGGGAAGGGTGTCGTTCTGCTGGATACTCAATG
It includes:
- the LOC134545519 gene encoding ATP-binding cassette sub-family G member 4-like, coding for RQDCSARRTRGVSGAVLTNGLPRQPRLFHKLSAYIQQEDLLQPRLTALEALQVAADLKLGRELTAPQRAAAVEELLGCMSLKECCDTRTERLSGGQRKRLSVALELVNNPPVIFLDEPTTGLDVVTMKKCIMFLKTLARQGRTIVCTVHQPSSSLFRQFDNVLVLARGRCVYHGSPGHVVHFLEAVDLPCPTSHNPADF